The segment TACTGCAGCCAAAACCACTCGCTCATTCACTCCTCCCAATTCACTCTATTGAGCGTTCTATTTGAATTATCATATAGTGAGCTAAATGAGAAAAACCAAGACTTCGGTCATTTCCTCTGGGTCATCATTGTTGTCGCACAATTGAAACATCCCACATCAACATCAGTTGGTTCATATCACACTGGGCATATTTTTCCACatgaataaatagaaacatATTCAGAGGCTGCACCAGCTTTCAGTTCTTTTCAAACGAGGCTTCTGATGGTCGCTGCCTTCGATCGAGTCCCATCAGAGGCTTTTCTGTTGTATCCTCTCATCTTAGAACGTGAGTGCATTGTGTTAAATGTGGCTCAGTTAGTGACCATTGGTTGAACACTAGTTTTCACAAGGCGTCGTTGGATACAACGATCCCACTTTACCAGGCATACGTATTCTAATTAAACATTCAGAGAGCTTTACAAGTTGCGAACTACTCACTATATAGAAAACTATAGAGTGAACTATACAGTCAGGAGtgagtgatttcagacacagcctTGGAAATTATGATGTAGACAGCCATTTTCACTTCCTGATTGGTCCTTATCTCTCACACCATTTCCTTCCCTGATTTGTCACGCTCTTATATCTCTTATTTcaatgaaattattattatccgAATTTCCTTTTGGGGATGTTTCAAATTGACTCAGGTTTGATTTAAAGATAGAGAGTTCCAAAAAGTTAGCTAACAGTTTGAAGGGCAGCATGACAATAGCTTTGTCTAATCACAGGCCTTGAGaatgaggggtgtgtgtgtgttatgcttTAATTGTTTTCAATAAGTTTAAATGATTAAGGCGGAGTGATCTGGAGGTGAGGAGTTAGGCTTTTCATATCCCAGTTTGGTATCACCTATCATTCTACCACTGCTGAAAAAGTTAGCAAGAGGAGAGGTGGATTTGTTCAATGTTCAATATTGGTGATATCGAAATATGTCCCAGTTACAGTACATACAGACGACAACAACAAAGTAAAAGACATTGTAGGCTTGTAAAGATAATACAAATAAGAGGACAGACACAGACTTGTTGCAGGAAATAGACAGCAAACTTATAAttgacattatttttatttttcattgaatAGTTTCTAATTTTTTCCGTGCCTTCAGACCAAGATGTGAATAAGAAGGAACAAACAAATCCCCTGATCGAGTGTACAATTCTGTCataagagagaaacaaaagatAACCATGGTCAATACAGCTCATTAACCATCTTTTTCTTAGCTGTTATGGCATTTATATACTGTTTTAAAGAGGACATATTCTTAATAAGCAACAATCTTTAACATATATTAGTATCCTAATCTGAAACCAAACTTGAACAAAAAGCTGTTCCCTGGGTTTGTGCATAAGGGCGTTGGACAAGTGGCCAAAGTAGAATGATGTTTGATCAGAAATCAATGCAAGCTGGCCTCCAGGAGACTGCTCAGAGACAGTGATAGACAACTCTGCGATCCACATCCTTCGTTACCATTCAGTTCTCTGTGTACACGCTGTGTGGCCATCCAATTCACAGGTACTCAGATAGCTAGAGTGGCTGATCTCATTTGCTGCAAATCCAGTGTAAAATTCATTGTCTataaaaatattgagatttacTTGAACATAACCTTCTGACTACGTTATAATAAAAACTCCAGATGTCCGTTGCAGTTGCACAGTGGGATGTACTGTataaatattgtataaaataAGGCAGTCTTTTCAGTAGGATAAACCAGATACAAAAATTTCTGGGAGAAAAATTGTTCAAgtccaaaatgttttcacaTATTTCTGCTGTTGTCAAATGTCAAGCGGTTTACAGCATTAAACCAAGAGTAAGGGATTGTTGCAACAATGAATGCACCCACACACCTACagcccaaacacacactccccctcacacacacactcacacacacacacacacaaccacaaactcCTGATGATCAACAATAACAGCTTATTCTCCAATGCAACATCCCATCCCTGGACAAATCACTGAGACGTAGACATTTTCTAATATTGTTTACAGTGCAATACAAAAGTGTTCATTCAAACTGGTACTGTACTTttgataagaaaataaaatgtttaatatggTAATGCTTCATAtgaataataattgtaaatttttgAGAGTTATAGTAGTATTTGTCTTCATCAGctttggcttctctttctcttttttaaattcatattttgttcttatttatttatcgaCTAATTCCTTTATGAATTTTAATATAGAAAATATGGAACATCTACGAAAAATTAACATACCAAATCATCTGCAATTAGTTACCTATGATCATGATGTTGAGGTTTTTGTCTCTCACCAGTGGCCTAAAGTTAAGATCCACTCCCTGACCCAGAAAGAAAGCATCCCCCCATATGTCCGTGATGACAGCTACATGTCAacttaaatgtgtttctgaAGGACACGTGAAAATATTGCCCAAAACAAGCATTGGAGTGTTCTTTCATGGTGTGGCCTCCAGGGGCAGAAGGAGCAGTCCTGCCTTGCTGCGAGCACAGGGATGAGATCACATGTGATGATATGGCCTGACAAGGACTGGACACAATATCCAGATCACGCTTCCATCCGCtccccccttcttcttcttaaacaaacagtgtttaCTTAACAGCAACTTCACAGGCAAACCGGAGAGCCCACTTGGTGATTAGGGGGACGGATGCTTTGCCAAAAGGTCTATAAAGGACCCTCTCTCAGTTAAGTCTCTTGAACAGCTACACTGTGAATGCCTGAGAGGCACAAGAAGTTCATAAGGATGCCGTTTGTGTCCGTGTCTGTTTGTCACAGTTCTCATCTGACAGGGCTGTAAAGCCAGCAACGTTTACTACTGCAACTGCCTGTCAGGAAGTCCTTCTGTGGTTTTTCTGCATCGACGGATGTGTGGACGCTTGGCGTGCTACAGAAGCAGGAGAGTGAAGGCGAGGAGGCCCTTTTGGCTGGCCGGGCTGGCAGGGGGAGAGAAGCCCCAGCAGGAGAGAGGACGGCTGCCCCGGACCGCAGCGTCCCAGGGCTGAACACTGCTGGGCCTACTCTGGAGGCGGTCGTAGGCTGTGCAGCTTTCTGTCGTCCAGGCCTTTCCAGTACTTGAAATTGTTGTCCAAGTGCTGCATAAGATTGGGGAGGTCTGCAAAAGCTGAGGAGAAGAGATAAGAAGTTGAAGCATTATATATGAGACttgtcatttgttttaacatttttcCAAGGATGTTACGTTATCGCCTTTGTATGTTTATTGGTcagttagttagcaggattccAGAAAATCGACTGAGTGGATGACCACGAAACCcgatggaaggatgtggtgatGGTACATGAGTCAAAAGTCTCTCTTTGAAATGCGTAATAACATAATAACATTTCCTCTTTAAAAAATGGAGGAAGTAAaaactaataattattattgcaGCGTGCATTTCTCTGCTGTGTGGTCTTACCGTCCCATGCATCAAACATGTCCGTGATGAAGTAGTCTATGAAGGAAATCTGGGACTTCGGGATGCTACAGGTGTTTCGGTCAAACACTGGCATAACCACTGGTAAACCTTGTCTCTTCTCTTCGTCCGTCTGTAGAAGAGACAAAAGGCACGAGTGATCATCACGCACAGTAATACAGGCAAGAATAAAGGACAAAGAAACACAGTGAAGATGCTTGACCTTTCTCCTCTCACCACAAGCAACTACATTCTTTCTCCATACCTGTGCAAAATACTCCTCTGAGATGCGTCCAGCCCACTCTATGCAGAGCTCCTGAGGCCTGCATGGATTGGAGATGTCCGCACACTTGATCAGCATCCGCTTGATAAGGATACGATTCTCAGGAGTCGTCAGAACGCCTTTGACAGATTCCTCGTCACCGtttgccttaaaaaaaaagagaagtaaaGTTCTGCCTATTATTATTCGCAAAAAGCAGCTGAATAGGTTTAAAAATAACTGAGCGTGTCTGTGCATGAACCCAAATGGGGGGGAAAAGCTTGCCACCGGCATTAGATAATGTCTTAGTTTTCTTAATGTCAAAGGAGAGTCTGTATTCAGTGTGTGATAGATCTTagttacacatgtaaaagaGTAGAGCATGCTTCATGCAGTCACATGGTTTTCTGGCTATAAGAAACACTttaagtgaaaaagaaaatctgagatttcaaataaataattttaggCTATGTGTCATCTAAGAGGTAGAAAATCATCTGATCAGCCTGTCGACTGAATTAACAACAGGAAAGTGGAGCATCttgacaacaaaatactttatcTTTTGACTCATCAGAATTACATTATCATAACTACCAGGACTTGAGCATGAAACTGTCTTCTTGCCGgttatttcctctttttcttgagatattgtgacggtttttgaaataaattatttctcgtactatttttactttattttatgaCTTCTTTCTCATTAAATAAGAACTTCTCATACATTCTCTAAACAAACAACCTAATCATGTGTTGTAAGAAGGACAGAAGTAAGATTCCATGTGCCAACGTGACTGAAGTTAACTACACAATTACACCAGATATGTGACAAAAATAGCTACAACTCTTTATCAAAGCGTGTACCTTCTTTTATTGACCTTATATCAAACTCATACCCACGTGAACGTTTTAAGGCAGTGATTGCATTCAATATAAGAACTTAGGGACAAATCATCATCGGGgtaatttatttgtattattcctGCCTTTAAGAGGCAAGAGCAATTTTAAATGTCTGTGTTGAGAATTCCTCACAGAGATGAGAAAGATGTTACCAGGTTGTAAAATTCTCTCCCTGCAAAGTTATTTGTGCCCAGGCAACAACAGACCACAAGTCCCCTGCACCGGTATCCCCATCTCCAGAGCTCCAACACTATTGTTGTACGTGTACTGTGAAGTAAGTGTGATTCTTCAACAGCACGTGACACCAATGATGagacaatatttaaataaatgtgtttatatgaaTTATCTAAATGCTCCAGTGTTTCCTTCCTGCTCTGACTCAACACTGATCTGTTGCAAAAAATGGGAAGAACTATTTCTACACAGTTAGAAACATTAAAACAGTTGAATTTTCATTTAGTTTGTAATCTCACCCCGTTCTCATCCAGAGCAGCCAGTGGCTTGTTGATGCTGTTGACAAATTTGTTAACATGTTCAAAATGTTTTGTCATCTCCGTGGCGAGCACCATATCAATGATGGCCTGTCGTAGTGTTCGATATTCATtcctaaagagagagagagagggggagagagattgACAGACATCAGATGAGAGaagggcaggagagagagaagagaagaaagagggaacAGAGAGATGACAGAGTGGTAAATAGCACAGAAACCCGTGTGAACAGTTTTCCTCCTCTGACTGCCATGACAGTAGCGATGAATGGAAGCTTTGTTCACCTTCCCCCTCTGAGGGGACCAGCACATGTGAGCTTTTCTGCTTTGGGACTCAAATCACATTACTACCCAGCCgctgtcaacacacacaaacacacacacaacacacatacacacacaacacacaaacaacacagtaCTTCACGTGCTGTCTGTATCATAAACTATTTATCATAAGAATTGCAATACTTTAAACCAATTCCAAATAGAATATGGAGCTGCAATATTAATAGTAAGAAAACTGattaattaaaacaatgttgataacagttgttattattattattaataacaataatagcaTTATTCAGCTACACTGAGGCAACagatcaagcaaaacaaaactttcAATCTGCTGAATGTGTTTGTAAACTTTTGAAGCAACTCTGGAGACTATTGGTTTAGATTCTTACTTCAAATATGCACATCtatacaataatatttatttcagACTTGAAGCCACACACAAGAACTGCTTTCACCTAATTTACAGATACATTTGACTCCTGACTCTGTGATCTTCAGTTGGGCAGACAACTtaaaatgtcaacttttttcCAGGTGACCAGGCGTCGCAAATCTCCCACCTTTCAATGTTCTTGAAGATGTTGCACTTGTCGTCTCTCGTGGTGATCTGGAAGGCCAGTGCTGCATGGTGGCTCTCTAACACAGCTGTGTCATTGTAGAGGATGGCGAGCTCGCTCCCCGCGTTGCACAGGAAGCTGTTGGTGCGGCCCGGGTGGTCCACATCGTGCACGGTAGCAGCGATCAGGGCAGCCACCTCGTCAATGGGATCCAAACTTTGCTGTAGGTGCAGATGACATGAAAACCAGGGAGACAGTGAGGATGTTGGGGAAGAAGAAGCAGTAGCTCTTGTATCTTGTGAAAGAGAGTTGTGATTAAATAATACGATAATCAAAAAAAATGTTGCCCTTATTTTAGCTGCATTTGCAAGAGATGAGGATTTCCTTAGATTTCCAAAAGTATGGAACTAATTCAATTGGCTGATAATAAATGTGTATGATACGTCTACACTGCAAAAAACTTGCATagataacaaaaacatttgcaaTTACAAGTGTTGGCATCATGATAATTTATTAGGTAATTTATTGCACGCTGGATAGTTGTGTCACAGGGGTGTAAAAAGTACAAACATATTAGCAAAGGAaaccaaaataaatcaaataaagatcATACAAAATTATGAATAATTCTAATTATCTCCAGCAACTGTCTGCAGAGTTCAGGGAACCATTAACCTTGAGTTATGTAACTTCACAGTTCGCTGGCTAGGCCAATGAAAGATCCTGCCCCTGAGATCAGAAATAGACAGTTTGGTAATCAGCTTAGCATGTGTAGGCCCTCGACTGCTTGCTGAGCACCTGACACACTTGGGAAAAGACCACGACTCTCAGGACAAAGTCGACTCAGACAGGACACCTGACAGTCAAGACAGAGCAGGGAGCGACGCTCAGTAGAATCAATAGAAAATCCAAACAACAACAGACTGTATGTGTTTGGACCCTCAAAATGTTCAATGCCACGTACTAACCCATATAACAGCCAAGCTAACTTCTTAAGCCGCTCTTAAACCCCATCTTAAAAAAAAGCTAATAATGAGAAGTAAAGCGACAACATCATAAATACTGTGGAGTCATTTCTTTACATTCTCTCAATAATTAATCACAGATTTAGTGAATACATTTTCagcaaaaaaattgaattatcACCACAAAATATCCTGGAAACCCCAAACCATAAAAGACCAGCAAACATGTTGTTAgaacaataatcataataaaaaaaacattaataatattttattaatttaatttatgtcTACCAGctaatttttcatttaaaaaatgtacgattaattttgtattattagtgTTTGTGAATTTACCTTGACCCTCTCCTTGCTCAGGAAATAGGCTGTTGCGTGCAGGACATCAGCTGCATGACTGGAGTTGTGGTAGGAGTTACTGGAGTGGTAGTTAGCTTCAATCAATTGTAACCAGGAGCGCAGAGTTGCCTCAGGGCAGTTTAGGAATTCACAGACCCCAAAGCGAGAGAAGATCTTCAGGCCCAAGTAGGTCAAAGGCCTGCGGGAGGATCCAGCACAGTAGTTTAATATAAACTCTCATACCAAGCGCTCCCTCcatgcaaaataaaatttgacacAGTCCCTCTGGTCTGGCCTCACCGTTTCATGGTTGCGGCCTCCAAGTTGAAGACGTCAAAGTCCCAAGAGTCCTCAATCTCCATGGTTTTGGCGATGCGAGGGGGGATGTCATTTATGGACAGAGGAGTTGTCAGCTGGCTGGGGATATGGTGGGCATCTGTGAGCAAAGGAAGAGACAAGAGGAGGCGTTCACATAAGAGGGGGAAGTTAAAAAATAGTTGTTCCCTGACTCTGGATGAATAAtacaaggagaaaaaaaaaaacagagcaatTCATATCATCATGCTTTATGCAAACTTACGTTTTGTGGAAAGTATGTATTCGTTTCCTGACAATCTGCGTAAACCATCCTGTGaacatgaaagaaagaaaaaaagagtgagGGACGGAGGAAGGGAGTGTTGAAAACTGACTGAGCACATACAGTTCATTAGTTCACCATTATCCAACACATGTTGGGTTTAGGAGCACGGACCTAAAGTTTAAACTACTAATAAACACAGATTTAGCCACAAGTCAGGGGGGAATTCCACCAGAGAAGTACTTAATAAAACATTACTTTAAGTccactttttaaacattttaaaattggACTTCTGGGGGTCAATGACGTCCCAAAAGCTATAACTTGAACCTAGAAAGCTTACTTTGTAATGATTTTCCCACAAAACACAGCCATTAAGACCTGGgttttaaaaatatgaattggTTTTTGGATCTCTCTGAATGCATCAGTGCATTTTGACAAAGATACACAAGGAAATGCGTTTGGACAGAGGCAAGAGCGGAACAAATCACcacggaataaataaaaatgatagtGATGAAAGTGATGTGGCAATATTTTGGTGGCTTTGTTGACACCACATTTCGTTGCCCCACAACAGCAGgagttttaaatattataaccaTATTTATGAACTAGATAGATGAGTCATGAATGACTGCAGAACACAGGCACATCTGTCAGATCATCTTAAATTACATTTGTCTCTGGGCATCTGTCCACCCCAGTAGTTAAACAACACGATCAGTCGTATTTAACAGCGTATAAAGATTTGGGATAGTAATGGGCTGAAGTTTAGCCACACTAGCACTTTAATGCAATTTAACGATCCTCGGAGGACCATTCtgcctctagcgccaccatgaggcAGTTGTTGTTTTGAAATATGGCATTATTCACATTTATAAATGAATGCTCCTCATTGGATGAATCAATGACCTCTGTGACCTTAGTCCTTTTTCTCGTGCCATTACCATTATCCATGCATTTGTTTCATGCTAACTTGAAACTGAAGCTGATTGAGCTAATACTGAGTATTTAGTGCTAATAAGCAACTGCTATAACTAGCTTTTGTCAACCACAAGCATGTTAGCACATAACTAGCTTTTGTCACTGTGCGTATGTTAGCATATAACTAGCTTTTGTAACTGTGCGTATTGTTAGCATATAACTAGCTTTTGTCACCATGAGCATGTTAGCATATAACTCGCTTTTGTCCCTGTGCGTATGTTAGCATATAACTAGCTTTTGTCACTTTGAGCATGTTAGCATATAACTAGCTTTTGTCCCTGTGCGTATGTTATCATATAACTAGCTTTTGTCACCATGAGCATGTTAGCATATAACTCGCTTTTGTCCCTGTGCGTATGTTATCATATAACTAGCTTTTGTCACCATGAGCATGTTAGCATATAACTAGCTTTTGTCCCGGTGCGTATGTTAGCATGTAACTAGCTTTTGTCACTGTAAGCCTGTTAGCATATAACTAGCTTTTGTCACTGTGAGCATGTTAGCATATAACTAGCTTTTGTCCCTTTGCGTATGTTAGCATTATACTAGCTTTTATCACTGTAAGCATGTTAGCATTAAACTAGCTTTTATCACTGTAAGCATGTTAGCATTAAACTAGCTTTTGTCACTGTGTGCATCTTAGCATTAAACTAGCTTTTGTCACTGTAAGCACGTTAGCATATATGTAGCATAAATCTGtctctgtaaataaaatgttagaAGCCTAAAAACATGGGAAACATTGTGAGCATTGAACCCTCCACTTCTTCCAAACACCTTTGCCATTCGTCAGCTCAGCCACTGACAGGCCCATATCATGCAGCCATTTGTATTTTGGGCGTCAGCGACACATGGGTGTGTGTTGCGAGCGGGTGAAATGTTTACCTCACAAGTGAAAAAGGAAGAGCAGACGGGCTCATCTTTGACCCGAGCATTGTCTCATGATGGCGCTGCCTCTGTACACACTGGCTATTTTAAGACTTTCTCCCCAGAAAGATGACAGCTCCTCTCCTAACGCCGACCGGCTCTTCGGAGTTCAGAGCTCGCACACCTCACACCATGAGCCAAGAGATAACAAATGCAAGCAGGCacctcatacattttttttaatagtacGTAAATAATCCTCTAACCCCAAAAAGCAAACCTCATGGTTTCTCCCGTTTCATCAGCCTCTACCTCTAGAATTACATGTGACACCTCTGTGTCTCCAGAGAGCGCATGTATAAGTGAAGCCGTGCTTATTCATCTGATCCAAAGAACAGGATGTTTCCAGGCCTGTGGAGCCGAGAGGAAGAGGTTCatgtgagtgtggggggggggggggggggaagagagagggggcgaggggggggagggagagggggggagacaggGAGGGCGGGGTGGGTTTTCCTCTCCAGCCTACAGGAGCACAAAGGACAATCTAACACTTCCTTTGGGGTCGTTGCCAAGACTGCCAACTTGGCACTCTTTCTACTTCTCTACTTCACCATTGCTGTCTGttaatccctctctctctctctctctctctctccctccgaaAAAATCCTCACTAAAAAAGATGCGCACATTACAGCATCTCCGTTTTCTTTCAAGGGGTGTCCACGTAGACCCTCCTGTTATCACCCCCCCCTGCAAATGCTCCCCATGCGAGTTATCACACGGGAGTCGCTTCAGGAAGCTGCTTGGGTGTTTCAGACCCAGGCCAAGGACCCCTGTGCTCTCAGGGACCCACCGCTTACCGTCATCAGCCCGCCCACGAGGTCGTTCGTGTGGGGGTCTTCATCCTTGTTGCCGAACTGTGGGGAGTAGAGCTCAGTGGTCCTCAGGATCTCCAGCACTCGGTCCAAGGCTTCTGCTACGGGCATGGGGCTGCTTTCCTGCGCTGCATTGATGATGTTGATTACcttgaaggggaaaaaaacaaacaagggatcttaatatttatataatgataGAACAGCTCCCCAAACATGAAGCCGAACCaccttgattgccccctggtggctggctgaagtatgggtcataaaccctgcctcctccgtgttggCAGATGGGACAAGGAACCAACtacaaagtcaaagtacacgttgAATAcgtatttttctcaaagatggtttctgtcattctaggcatcacactgatgtttcttCAAGTGATCATGTCTATAAtacgtttggttttaattatgtATTTGATGTTATACACACCGGGTGAAACGTTACGATCGACTGCTGAGACTAACTCGCGATTGGTCATGAACATGTATCGACAGGACCTTGATTCCAAGGCTGTATATCTCCATCATTACTGCACAGACTCCAGCTACAAATGACGGTAGGAAATGGAAATCTATCAGAATATCCTCAATAATTTATAAACGGTTTAATCCGTGGTTTGTCAATGTGATGTCACCGCAACAGACCCTCAGAAAATTACTGCTCCTGGCTAAGAAATAGTAATATTTTGAAACCATGAATTGTAGATTGAACACTTTCATTTTTGTACGAGTTAAAATATGAGATAGAATGTGGTCATAGTTAAGCATTAAAATGTGTTGGCCTGAAATTTAATATATCCAAACTTTCAAATGATTTGTTGAAATTTGTTGTGGCAGTTGAATAAGGGGAGATAAAAGCATATTACGtactctctgtctctaaagtaaaaatatatttattatgttaaaataaagtaaagtaaagcatTGTGAAATCATTCACGCACGTGAACGTTCTAACAAGTGAACTTGGTAGGGTTAACAATGGGCACCTATGGCGAGGTCATCAAGCATGTGCAAGAACACAAGTTCTATGTAACTCATTTCCACACAAACAGTACCAGCAGTTCTATCAGTGCTTTATTCTAGAGAGGATGACGCCTCCAGGGACTGACTACACAGTCAAATGATAGAACAGAGGAACTGCAGTGAGTCATATGACCCGTCCCTGGGGACTTTCTCTGTTTCCGACTATCCACGCTGCAGACTGCATTTAACCAGTGAAGCAGCAGGTCATTCTGGTGCAGCTTGCTTTCCTGTCTTGTTGCATGAAATGTGGCGTTTTATCAGCCGGTCTCCTCTTGACATGGTCTGCGTGGCCTGAGCCTCCCCACTCGTAGCTGTACAAGAAGAGCTCATGGCGATTTGTGGCAGGTTTTATAACCCAGAGAGTTTGGTCATGAGACACAGATCATCAGTACAAAGAGCCGATCACATGATGGAGGCTGGGAGGGAAGATATGGAAGGAGATGAACCAACCTTGGTGATGGGAGCTTCTATAGTCATGGAGTGGATGCGGGCCATTGAGGAGTGTCTTCGCTGTGAGCTCCCTGGAAACAAGACGTGTTATAAACTCaaactttgaaaacaacaaattaagCTGTTCCTTTCCAAAGAgtttgttgtgtatgtgtgtgtgtccaatcaACACTTAACGCAAACAGACTACTGGGAAGGTTTCACAACCTGGAAAGAAACACCCAGACTTTCCATCATCTATCTCCCCTCACTCTCACCATCGCTCCCCCGAGACGTTGTGGACCTCACGTCCAGAGAGCCTTTCCTCCTGTCTTTGTGCTTACTGGATTGGATGTCTGGGGAGAAGAAGATGATttccattaacacacacaaaaacagtttaagTTTAGTGACCGGCTGACATTGGCTCCGCCTCCATACTCTTGTACTTGGAGGAATGGGAACAGCAATTTAAATGTATCTATTTCCTTTCAATTACTTAGATCTGTCGTGGGCATTTAAAGCATAATGCAGGTGTTTCACTCTCATTTTTTTATCTCAACCAATTCcaaat is part of the Pleuronectes platessa chromosome 1, fPlePla1.1, whole genome shotgun sequence genome and harbors:
- the pde8a gene encoding high affinity cAMP-specific and IBMX-insensitive 3',5'-cyclic phosphodiesterase 8A — protein: MGCASSIHISDRVVYHSGKESEDSHSPQQTNTTQHQGNPASGLPLKPPSCKTTLTEVQFGPMKLFKDPLQVLLVFAKEDSQSNGFCWACEKANFRCSMARTPESALECFLEKHHDLVIIDHRHSRHFDAEALCRSIRAVNSSENTVIVAVVKRPDREEASVMPLINAGFNRRYVENANMMACYNELLQLEHGEVRAQFKLRAANAIFTALEQSQEAIEITSEDQVIQYVNPAYESIMGYQQGELIGKEIVEVPKSEKNKPDLLETINSCIQKGKEWQGIYYAKKKNGDSIQQNVKITPVIGQGGKIRHYVSFNRPLNDNNKSEKPGERVQAESQTDIQSSKHKDRRKGSLDVRSTTSRGSDGSSQRRHSSMARIHSMTIEAPITKVINIINAAQESSPMPVAEALDRVLEILRTTELYSPQFGNKDEDPHTNDLVGGLMTDGLRRLSGNEYILSTKHAHHIPSQLTTPLSINDIPPRIAKTMEIEDSWDFDVFNLEAATMKRPLTYLGLKIFSRFGVCEFLNCPEATLRSWLQLIEANYHSSNSYHNSSHAADVLHATAYFLSKERVKQSLDPIDEVAALIAATVHDVDHPGRTNSFLCNAGSELAILYNDTAVLESHHAALAFQITTRDDKCNIFKNIERNEYRTLRQAIIDMVLATEMTKHFEHVNKFVNSINKPLAALDENGANGDEESVKGVLTTPENRILIKRMLIKCADISNPCRPQELCIEWAGRISEEYFAQTDEEKRQGLPVVMPVFDRNTCSIPKSQISFIDYFITDMFDAWDAFADLPNLMQHLDNNFKYWKGLDDRKLHSLRPPPE